The following coding sequences lie in one Glycine soja cultivar W05 chromosome 16, ASM419377v2, whole genome shotgun sequence genomic window:
- the LOC114391131 gene encoding DExH-box ATP-dependent RNA helicase DExH17 translates to MDSYSLKSVFDLPAPFRSCFSFRYFNSLQSECFPICFHSDVNMVISAPTGSGKTVLFELCILRLLSSFITAEERFLHLKGSLKTIYIAPSKALVQEKLRDWNKKFGPWGINCLELTGDNESYTPRNILEADIILTTPEKFDAVSRYGIESGGLSFFSDISLLLIDEVHLLNDPRGAALEAIVSRIKIVSGNPKMKSNPLAQVRFLAVSATIPNIEDLAKWLEVPDQGIKRFGEEMRPVKLTTKVFGYAPAKNDFLFEKRLQNYIFDILMQYSRGKSALVFCSTRKGAQEAAQRLSQIVMTFGQSNPFIKNREQQDRLREASLSCSDKQMQSYILYGVGYHNGGLCLKDRSIVEGLFLKGDIQVLCTTNTLAHGINLPAHTVVIKSTQHFNKEKGLYMEYDRSTILQMCGRAGRPPFDDTGMVIIMTRRETVHLYENLLNGCEVVESQLLSCVTEHLLAEIVQLTVSDITKAIEWLKRSYLYVRMKKNPMNYAIKKGISGDRLEKHVQDICVRKVNELSQNDMVWVDEDGFLLRPLDPGRLMTKYYLRFDTMKQIMRTPENCSLEDALHVVCCAEEIAWIQLRRNEKKLLNEINADKDGRLRFHILGDKRKKKKRIQTREEKIFILANDCLTGDPSVHDLSLIQDMNSICSNGCRIAKCLKDYFVYKRNYKGTVNSALLAKSLGQKLWDDSPYLLKQLPGIGMVTAKALHSMGVRSFEELADADPRRIELVTGRKYPFGNHIKDSLLSLPPKVDVTLAEIESHIQGNSKLVVTLARISQSGQSVKRHYADMIVGSEEDNTILFHEKIRVDQFSSPYSATIFVPIAQGKQTIKVDFIFEEYIGIDVHQKLSFTRESNSIVLLKRNKKQASCPPPEEIYVIEDDNITVPRLPTKELCKLNEDRDSIPSFDLLDESFEEVEGVRAFGVVEDECKSITEKTVFDHIREKAKNFSLLSAYDNIHFPSLEVLLSRNHAREKRPDHRHEVVVLDDEDRPEVPQRNDVNLQVELRKAEQDDIKFYLNDHCTTGSSNIVDTGVFLPEPEAITHEKSTEETVFDHIRRKSKDFPPINKLNCAESIIHKTELFSKINPSPPSSLSDAFGVARETNSLEVTDNMLTSYMKTAAEVEKYTSSIQVGT, encoded by the exons ATGGATTCGTATTCTTTGAAGTCTGTGTTCGACTTGCCTGCACCATTTCGCTCATGTTTTAGTTTCAG ATATTTTAATTCACTTCAGAGTGAATGCTTTCCTATCTGTTTCCACTCTGATGTAAACATGGTCATCTCTGCACCAACTGGGAGTGGTAAAACTGTACTCTTTGAACTTTGCATTTTGAGGCTACTCTCCAGTTTCATCACCGCAGAGGAAAGATTCTTACATTTAAAGGGATCTCTTAAAACA ATCTATATAGCCCCATCTAAGGCTTTAGTACAGGAGAAGCTCCGTGATTGGAATAAGAAGTTTGGGCCGTGGGGAATAAATTGCCTGGAGTTAACAGGTGACAATGAATCTTACACTCCAAGGAATATACTAGAAGCTGATATTATTCTCACAACTCCTGAG AAATTTGATGCAGTGTCACGATATGGTATAGAAAGTGGTGGCTTGAGCTTTTTTAGTGACATATCACTTTTACTAATTGATGAAGTTCATCTATTGAATGATCCACGTGGAGCTGCTCTGGAAGCAATTGTTAGTAGAATTAAAATCGTTTCTGGCAATCCGAAAATGAAATCAAATCCTCTGGCTCAGGTCCGCTTCCTTGCTGTGTCTGCTACAATTCCAAATATTGAGGATCTAg CGAAGTGGCTTGAGGTTCCTGATCAAGGGATCAAAAG GTTTGGAGAAGAAATGAGGCCGGTAAAGCTGACAACCAAGGTTTTTG GCTATGCCCCAGCCAAGAATGACTTCCTCTTTGAGAAG Cgccttcaaaattatattttcg ATATTCTCATGCAATACTCAAGAGGGAAATCTGCTCTTGTATTTTGTTCAACAAGAAAGGGAGCACAAGAAGCTGCTCAGCGACTCTCTCAAATAGTAATGACTTTTGGTCAATCAAATCCATTCATTAAGAACAGAGAACAACAAGATCGGCTGAGAGAGGCTTCTTTATCTTGCAGTGACAAGCAAATGCAGTCATATATTCTTTACGGTG TTGGTTATCACAATGGTGGGCTTTGCCTCAAAGATCGAAGTATTGTGGAAGGCCTTTTTCTCAAGGGTGACATTCAAGTACTTTGCACTACAAATACACTAGCCCATGGAATCAATCTCCCAGCACATACAGTGGTTATCAAATCAACACAGCACtt TAACAAGGAAAAAGGTCTCTATATGGAATATGACCGCTCTACTATATTGCAG ATGTGTGGAAGGGCAGGCCGACCACCATTTGATGATACAGGCATGGTTATAATCATGACAAGGAGAGAAACG GTTCATTTGTATGAGAATCTCTTAAATGGGTGTGAAGTGGTGGAATCACA ATTGCTGTCATGTGTGACGGAGCATTTACTTGCGGAAATAGTTCAACTGACAGTATCTGATATTACAAAAGCAATTGAATGGCTGAAACGCTCCTACTTGTACGTTAGAATGAAAAAG AaccctatgaactatgcaattaAGAAAGGAATTTCTGGCGATCGTTTAGAGAAGCACGTGCAAG ATATTTGTGTGCGTAAAGTTAACGAGTTATCACAGAATGATATGGTCTGGGTTGATGAAGATGGTTTCCTCTTGCGACCATTAG ATCCTGGAAGGTTAATGACAAAGTACTATTTGAGATTTGACACAATGAAACAGATAATGCGGACTCCTGAAAATTGCAGTTTGGAAGATGCACTTCATGTTGTGTGTTGTGCAGAAGAAATTGCAT GGATACAGCTCAGACGCAATGAGAAGAAACTCTTAAATGAGATCAATGCTGATAAAGATGGTCGGCTTCGCTTTCACATtcttggagataaaaggaaaaagaagaagcgCATTCaaacaagagaagaaaagatATTTATATTAGCAAATGACTGCTTAACCGGTGATCCATCAGTTCATGACCTATCGTTGATTCAG GACATGAATTCTATATGCTCAAATGGATGTAGAATTGCAAAATGCTTGAAAgactattttgtttataaaaggaATTACAAAGGAACTGTGAATTCAGCCCTTCTGGCCAAATCACTAGGCCAGAAGCTTTGGGATGACAGTCCATACCTTCTGAAACAGTTACCTGGAATTGGGATGGTTACAGCAAAG GCACTGCATTCAATGGGAGTTAGATCGTTTGAGGAACTTGCTGATGCTGATCCGAGGAGAATAGAGCTAGTGACTGGTCGAAAATACCCATTTGGTAACCATATTAAAGATTCTCTACTGTCTCTACCTCCAAAAGTTGATGTGACGCTTGCAGAGATTGAAAGCCATATACAAGGAAATTCCAAGCTAGTAGTAACATTGGCTAGGATATCACAGTCAGGCCAGTCAGTTAAACGACATTATGCTGATATG ATCGTTGGTTCGGAGGAGGACAACACTATTCTCTTTCATGAAAAAATAAG GGTTGATCAGTTCTCCAG CCCATACAGTGCAACAATTTTTGTGCCCATCGCACAAGGGAAGCAAACCATCAAagttgattttatatttgaggAATACA TTGGTATTGATGTCCACCAAAAACTTTCCTTTACGAGAGAGAGCAATTCAATTGTGcttttaaaaagaaacaagaagCAGGCTTCTTGTCCTCCACCTGAAGAGATATATGTTATAGAAGATGATAACATAACTGTACCTCGTTTACCAACAAAAGAGCTATGCAAATTGAACGAGGACAGGGATTCCAT TCCAAGTTTCGACCTCTTGGATGAAAGTTTTGAGGAAG TGGAAGGTGTGCGTGCTTTTGGGGTTGTAGAGGACGAATGCAAAAGCATCACCGAGAAAACAGTCTTTGACCACATTCGGGAGAAAGCCAAAAACTTTTCTCTCCTGTCTGCATATGATAACATTCACTTTCCATCACTAGAGGTCCTTCTTTCAAGAAATCATGCCCGTGAGAAGAGGCCTGATCATCGTCATGAGGTAGTTGTTCTGGATGATGAAGACAGACCTGAAGTTCCTCAACGAAATGATGTCAATTTGCAAGTTGAGCTGAGGAAGGCAGAACAAGATGATATCAAATTTTATCTGAACGATCATTGTACAACTGGAAGCTCTAATATAGTTGATACAG GTGTTTTCCTTCCTGAACCTGAAGCAATAACTCATGAAAAATCAACTGAAGAAACAGTTTTTGACCATATACGGAGAAAATCTAAGGATTTCCCACCGATTAATAAGCTTAATTGTGCGGAATCAATAATCCATAAAACGGAATTATTCTCAAAGATTAATCCTAGTCCTCCCAGTTCTTTGAGCGATGCTTTTGGTGTGGCAAGAGAGACGAATTCCTTAGAGGTCACCGATAATATGCTTACTTCATACATGAAAACTGCTGCTGAAGTAGAAAAATATACATCCAGTATTCAGGTTGGTACTTGA
- the LOC114389150 gene encoding glutaredoxin codes for MALPKAKEIVSSNSVVVFSKTYCPFCVDVKKLFGDLGANYKAIELDTESDGKELQAALVEWTDQRTVPNVFIGGNHIGGCDSTTALHTQGKLVPLLISAGAVAKSTA; via the exons ATGGCTCTGCCCAAAGCTAAGGAGATCGTGTCGTCCAATTCCGTCGTCGTTTTCAG CAAAACCTATTGCCCTTTCTGCGTCGATGTGAAGAAGCTCTTCGGTGACCTCGGTGCCAATTACAAGGCCATCGAACTCGACACTGAAT CCGATGGAAAAGAGCTCCAAGCAGCATTAGTTGAGTGGACGGACCAGCGAACCGTGCCTAATGTGTTTATTGGTGGAAACCACATTGGTGGCTGTGACT CAACAACTGCCCTGCACACTCAGGGGAAGCTGGTTCCTCTGCTGATATCTGCTGGAGCTGTTGCCAAATCAACTGCTTAA